One window of Candidatus Tiamatella incendiivivens genomic DNA carries:
- a CDS encoding phosphoenolpyruvate carboxykinase: protein MDTRKIIEEFINSLTGRLIEDPSTVKLREKAKSYSIPNKDGILLFHTKIKARQPKANIIEGIDPEDRVLEGVTRVEKSLSKYKSRDFYVINRKIGTGGISFNIRAYIPVEYPHLALMTQLNFFHPEEDTEPDFITLTLPDADDLLVFVDYDDGANVLLGTDYYGEHKMSFLRLAMNYSRDFFNSIGLHASSKYYRLKTRDGFVEKGVLIFGLSGTGKSTLTMSDHELKEPEEATVRQDDIVILRSDGHAYGSERNFYPKTDSLPHIHSLIPAVMNPLSVLENVTVKDGHIDFVDLSVSTNARAIAIREYVRNAENKIDLDKVDILFFLTRNPLMPAALKTASPEQAVAYFMLGESVRTSAEAGKHESVRVPGFDPFMLEPKWKTAMRLYEFLERHKDVDVILLNTGYVGDVKVTPEETSQIILEVVREGVKWKYDEHLRAYIPVNIPGIDAARLNPYRVMGDNYGSRLEDLRKDRVMFLESTLPQLKFLADYI from the coding sequence GTGGATACACGTAAAATTATAGAAGAATTCATTAATAGCCTGACCGGTAGACTCATTGAGGATCCAAGTACAGTGAAGCTTAGGGAGAAAGCGAAGAGTTATAGTATCCCGAACAAGGACGGCATACTCTTGTTTCACACGAAAATTAAGGCAAGACAGCCTAAAGCTAATATTATAGAAGGTATAGATCCCGAAGATAGAGTTCTAGAAGGCGTTACCCGGGTAGAAAAGTCATTAAGTAAGTATAAATCAAGAGACTTCTATGTTATTAACCGGAAGATTGGTACTGGCGGGATTTCCTTCAATATAAGAGCATACATACCAGTCGAATATCCCCACCTTGCCCTTATGACTCAACTAAACTTCTTCCATCCTGAAGAGGATACCGAACCCGATTTCATAACACTAACTCTTCCAGATGCTGACGATCTTCTAGTATTTGTGGATTACGATGATGGCGCCAATGTTCTCTTGGGAACTGACTACTATGGAGAACATAAGATGAGTTTCCTAAGACTAGCCATGAACTATTCTCGAGACTTCTTCAATTCTATAGGCCTGCATGCTAGCTCAAAATACTATAGGCTTAAAACAAGAGACGGGTTTGTGGAGAAAGGCGTCCTAATATTTGGGCTATCTGGGACAGGTAAATCCACTTTGACAATGAGTGATCATGAGTTAAAAGAGCCTGAGGAGGCGACCGTCAGGCAAGATGATATTGTAATATTGAGGTCAGATGGACACGCGTATGGTAGTGAGAGAAACTTTTACCCGAAGACAGATAGCTTACCTCATATTCACAGCTTAATTCCAGCTGTTATGAATCCCTTATCTGTTTTAGAGAACGTTACAGTAAAAGATGGGCATATTGACTTTGTGGATCTAAGCGTGAGCACGAATGCCAGAGCTATAGCTATAAGGGAATATGTTAGGAATGCCGAAAATAAGATAGATTTAGATAAGGTTGATATACTATTCTTCCTAACTAGGAACCCGCTAATGCCTGCAGCCCTAAAGACTGCCTCGCCCGAACAAGCAGTGGCATATTTTATGCTTGGAGAAAGTGTAAGAACAAGTGCTGAAGCTGGTAAACACGAATCTGTTAGAGTTCCAGGATTCGATCCATTCATGTTGGAGCCTAAATGGAAGACTGCTATGAGGCTTTACGAGTTCCTTGAAAGACACAAAGACGTAGATGTAATATTACTCAATACCGGTTACGTTGGGGATGTAAAAGTTACTCCTGAAGAGACCTCTCAGATAATACTTGAAGTCGTTAGAGAAGGAGTGAAATGGAAATACGATGAGCATTTGAGGGCGTATATTCCAGTGAATATTCCAGGCATTGACGCTGCAAGACTGAATCCGTATAGGGTGATGGGAGATAATTATGGTAGCAGGTTGGAGGATTTGAGAAAAGATAGGGTAATGTTCTTGGAATCCACCCTTCCGCAGTTGAAGTTTTTAGCAGACTATATATAG
- a CDS encoding NUDIX domain-containing protein produces the protein MKRKNRIKGIEVGSRCLVQRDNRMLFQYDAKYNYYRFPGGHTEFFESITHCAIREMREELGVDAVPRRIVYINENMYMIKNRLRHEIVFYFDCSIMGEPIPLEEKVKVVWADPQEVLEKFRPRILLERIVKDMLEGFPQVYYILTYGNKVKLMEKLSDSGLPVLLYSMPPSEEFMYKTEEREDRINQ, from the coding sequence ATGAAAAGAAAAAACCGTATAAAGGGAATAGAAGTAGGATCTAGGTGCCTCGTACAACGTGATAACAGAATGCTTTTCCAATACGATGCGAAGTACAATTACTATCGTTTTCCCGGAGGTCACACCGAGTTTTTTGAAAGCATTACTCATTGTGCGATAAGAGAAATGAGGGAGGAATTAGGAGTGGATGCTGTTCCAAGAAGAATAGTTTATATTAATGAAAACATGTATATGATCAAGAATAGGCTTAGGCATGAGATAGTATTCTACTTTGACTGCAGTATTATGGGAGAACCTATTCCACTAGAAGAGAAGGTAAAAGTTGTATGGGCAGATCCCCAGGAAGTTCTGGAAAAGTTCAGACCCAGAATTCTATTAGAGAGAATAGTTAAGGATATGCTTGAAGGATTCCCACAAGTATACTACATACTTACCTATGGCAATAAAGTAAAACTAATGGAGAAACTATCCGACAGCGGGTTGCCAGTACTATTGTACAGTATGCCGCCTAGCGAAGAGTTCATGTATAAAACAGAGGAAAGAGAAGATAGAATTAACCAATAA
- the mpgS gene encoding mannosyl-3-phosphoglycerate synthase, producing the protein MLIEAPERFEQYGSVRIYDVSKVLELDSLASHNPSGTYKLDYNELEDIGSRTAIVVPVKDEELFTLEGVLAGIPHLSPIILISASSRLPIDRYRHELALSKNFYYRTSRPIIVIHQRDPVWSEFLAGTPLEELLDENGIVRKGKGEGMILGVMVAKYLGYEYVGFIDSDNYVPGSVHEYAWTYYAGFAIAESKGSMIRIQWPYKAKLQESEVYLRRRGRVSRVTNTVINHVLTMIRRIETDVIKTANSGEHALSMDLAVDLRWAGGFAVEPFEYVYLLEKCWIEKDENECPMIKEGVKIIQLESRNPHIHASRDDGHLIEMLALSLGTIYHSKLVNGGLKEYVINTLRNYGYTGKEPPKPRVYPPIKSVDIDKIVSHVLSESIDARIYGLKT; encoded by the coding sequence GTGCTTATAGAAGCTCCAGAGCGATTTGAACAATACGGTTCCGTAAGAATTTATGATGTAAGCAAAGTACTAGAGCTAGATTCGCTGGCGAGCCATAATCCTTCTGGTACGTACAAGCTTGATTATAATGAACTAGAAGATATAGGATCCAGGACAGCTATAGTGGTTCCTGTAAAGGATGAGGAACTCTTTACGCTAGAGGGAGTACTAGCAGGTATACCTCACCTATCTCCAATAATACTTATTTCAGCATCATCCAGACTCCCGATAGACAGGTATAGACACGAGTTAGCCCTCTCCAAGAACTTCTATTACAGAACCAGTCGTCCTATTATTGTTATTCATCAACGGGATCCTGTTTGGAGTGAATTTCTAGCCGGAACTCCTCTTGAGGAATTATTGGATGAGAATGGTATAGTAAGGAAAGGTAAAGGCGAGGGCATGATTCTAGGTGTTATGGTGGCGAAATATCTGGGCTACGAGTATGTGGGTTTTATTGACAGCGATAACTATGTTCCTGGATCAGTCCACGAGTACGCGTGGACTTATTATGCTGGCTTCGCTATAGCTGAAAGCAAGGGCTCGATGATTAGAATACAATGGCCTTACAAAGCGAAACTGCAAGAGTCAGAGGTTTACCTCAGGAGGAGAGGTAGGGTTTCGAGAGTAACGAACACTGTTATAAATCACGTCCTTACAATGATTAGGAGGATTGAAACAGATGTCATTAAAACCGCTAACAGCGGTGAACACGCCCTAAGCATGGACCTCGCGGTGGACCTAAGATGGGCTGGCGGATTCGCTGTAGAACCATTTGAGTATGTATACCTCCTAGAAAAATGCTGGATAGAAAAAGATGAAAACGAATGTCCCATGATAAAGGAAGGCGTCAAAATTATCCAACTAGAATCAAGGAATCCGCATATCCATGCAAGTAGAGACGATGGGCATCTAATTGAAATGCTCGCACTCAGCCTCGGCACTATATATCACTCGAAACTGGTAAACGGGGGTCTTAAGGAATATGTAATCAATACACTGAGAAACTACGGTTATACTGGAAAAGAGCCGCCGAAACCTAGAGTGTATCCCCCCATTAAAAGCGTGGATATAGATAAAATTGTTTCACACGTTCTATCTGAAAGCATTGACGCGAGGATCTATGGCTTGAAAACATAA
- a CDS encoding FAD-dependent oxidoreductase, with translation MNILTIPPNIPPGTIDADITEILGSPIGLNLSLKMKRPRFPFTDRIWSPGNKAYLVREGYTVEPTHYLVETRTDIAMYKSSILTKILSTFHEFIGAGFYHKWLFRRLWPMMWKIIAKSSGLPEFMAYKHGRSSTKPKVSTLSPDVLVVGGGLSGLIVASKASEKGAKIVLVDDHKSLGGFYRHLTIMRDDINKIIHSIQKRDSLILSSSKFLGRFRNGYAIASPGTFYIVKPKSVVYSTGGINPIPLYENNDLPGTIDLEMMFKLSNRKPDLFKKTLILGCPQVLPRIANELGKNKLTIVCDTGTKHFENLETRLQTNHYGRLLKARGKNRIENIVFDDGIKIKISFVVSGYTPFPDINPVMQEGAKPLYLSEFSRFTVQHDGYGLVSENVYVAGLTAGFFDEKCALHQSEIAGLLSAASKRGNIPGESMDILDDECSRSIRAIKNSNGLDYTLTPAHIDFWETKNTKGLQFVDWDIDITIEDIVKTYDKGYNVMELIKRYTGVGTGAEQGRLTIPTTIMVLSALKRIPLSKIGWFRIRPPHMLPTIGELSAEVE, from the coding sequence TTGAATATCCTCACAATTCCACCGAATATTCCACCTGGAACCATAGACGCTGACATCACTGAGATCCTCGGCTCGCCTATAGGCCTCAACTTAAGCTTAAAGATGAAGAGACCCCGATTTCCATTCACTGACAGGATCTGGAGTCCTGGCAATAAGGCATATCTAGTCCGTGAAGGATACACCGTGGAGCCAACCCATTATTTGGTTGAAACTCGAACAGACATTGCAATGTACAAATCCTCTATTTTAACGAAAATCCTTTCAACTTTTCATGAATTCATAGGTGCGGGGTTTTACCATAAATGGCTGTTTAGAAGATTATGGCCGATGATGTGGAAGATTATAGCGAAAAGCAGCGGTCTCCCAGAATTCATGGCATATAAGCACGGTAGAAGTTCTACAAAACCTAAGGTATCGACACTATCTCCGGATGTATTAGTAGTTGGAGGAGGCCTATCCGGACTCATAGTAGCTAGTAAGGCTTCAGAGAAAGGAGCAAAAATAGTGCTTGTAGATGACCATAAAAGTCTAGGAGGCTTCTATAGACACCTAACTATAATGAGGGATGATATCAATAAAATAATTCATTCAATACAAAAGAGGGACTCTCTCATATTATCGAGCTCGAAATTCTTGGGCAGGTTCAGGAACGGATATGCTATAGCTTCGCCGGGTACCTTTTATATAGTGAAACCAAAATCTGTAGTCTATTCTACGGGTGGGATAAATCCTATACCACTCTACGAAAACAACGATCTTCCTGGGACGATAGACTTGGAAATGATGTTCAAGCTTTCAAACCGTAAACCGGATTTATTTAAGAAAACACTAATACTCGGGTGTCCTCAGGTATTGCCGAGAATAGCGAATGAGTTAGGGAAGAATAAGCTAACAATTGTTTGTGACACAGGCACAAAACATTTCGAGAACTTAGAAACCAGGCTTCAAACAAATCATTATGGACGATTATTGAAGGCTCGGGGGAAAAATAGGATAGAAAACATTGTTTTTGATGATGGAATAAAAATAAAAATATCATTTGTAGTATCAGGATATACACCCTTCCCGGATATAAATCCAGTGATGCAAGAAGGTGCTAAGCCTCTCTATCTCTCCGAGTTTAGTAGGTTTACAGTTCAACATGACGGATACGGGTTGGTTAGTGAAAATGTGTATGTTGCAGGATTAACTGCAGGATTTTTTGATGAAAAATGTGCTTTGCATCAGTCAGAGATAGCAGGCTTGTTGTCAGCTGCATCTAAAAGAGGAAATATTCCTGGAGAAAGCATGGATATTTTGGATGATGAGTGCAGTAGATCGATAAGGGCCATAAAAAATAGCAATGGCCTTGATTATACACTTACTCCAGCTCACATAGATTTCTGGGAGACTAAAAACACTAAGGGATTACAGTTCGTTGACTGGGATATAGACATTACAATAGAAGATATAGTAAAAACCTATGATAAAGGCTACAATGTAATGGAATTAATTAAGCGGTATACGGGAGTTGGTACAGGAGCGGAACAAGGTAGACTCACTATTCCTACAACAATAATGGTTCTCTCAGCTCTGAAACGTATACCTCTCAGTAAGATCGGATGGTTCCGTATAAGGCCTCCGCATATGCTTCCAACGATTGGTGAATTATCAGCAGAGGTGGAGTGA
- the eno gene encoding phosphopyruvate hydratase: MDNPFTVEDIDALIALDSRGNPTVKAIVKTKNGIGVALAPSGASTGKREAVDLRDGGKRWLGKGVEQAIANVRSVIGKALLGVDSRRQAYIDSILITLDGTDNKSKLGGNSTTAISIAMAKAASATARFPLYHYLGGPQARLLPAPLMNILNGGVHAGNELDIQEFMIVPIGADKFVEALRIAVEVYGNLKNLLKEKYSKNSINVGDEGGFAPPLKQSREALSLLVESISRAGYEPGADVLLAVDAAASQFYDSDNKVYHIDGLTLTSGELSEYYKGLVDEFDIAIIEDPFDEDDWNGFKEFTSLMSNRTIVVGDDVYTTNVKMLEKGIEGKWSNAVLVKVNQVGTLTEAVDFTYMAMRNGLRAVISHRSGETEDAFIADLAVALGTGFIKTGAPARGERVAKYNRLIEIEEELEPISLFNNKRPI, from the coding sequence TTGGACAACCCTTTCACTGTAGAAGATATAGACGCATTAATTGCTCTTGACAGCCGGGGGAATCCTACTGTCAAAGCTATTGTAAAGACAAAAAATGGAATAGGAGTAGCTCTCGCTCCAAGTGGAGCTAGTACCGGTAAAAGAGAAGCAGTAGACCTAAGAGATGGAGGAAAGCGGTGGTTAGGAAAAGGTGTAGAACAAGCGATAGCCAATGTAAGGAGTGTAATCGGGAAAGCACTTCTTGGAGTTGATTCTAGAAGGCAGGCTTACATTGACAGTATTCTCATAACCCTGGACGGTACTGATAATAAGTCCAAGTTAGGTGGTAATTCAACTACCGCTATTAGTATTGCGATGGCGAAAGCCGCGTCAGCGACAGCCAGGTTTCCATTATACCATTATCTTGGAGGGCCTCAAGCTAGACTTCTACCGGCTCCGCTTATGAACATTTTGAACGGCGGAGTACACGCTGGAAATGAATTAGATATACAGGAGTTCATGATAGTTCCAATAGGCGCCGACAAATTTGTTGAAGCATTACGCATCGCCGTCGAGGTCTACGGCAATTTGAAGAATCTTCTAAAGGAGAAATATAGTAAAAACTCTATTAATGTGGGAGACGAAGGCGGGTTCGCTCCTCCTCTGAAACAGTCAAGAGAAGCTTTGTCACTTCTAGTAGAATCAATCTCAAGGGCAGGATACGAACCAGGTGCTGATGTTTTATTAGCTGTAGATGCTGCTGCAAGCCAGTTCTACGATTCCGACAATAAGGTATATCATATAGATGGGTTAACCCTGACTAGTGGGGAATTGTCTGAGTATTATAAGGGTCTTGTAGACGAGTTCGATATAGCAATCATCGAGGATCCATTTGATGAGGATGATTGGAATGGGTTCAAAGAGTTTACATCCTTGATGAGCAACCGGACTATAGTTGTAGGAGATGATGTGTACACTACTAACGTAAAGATGCTGGAGAAAGGGATAGAGGGAAAATGGAGCAATGCTGTTTTGGTTAAAGTTAACCAGGTTGGGACACTAACAGAAGCAGTCGACTTTACTTACATGGCAATGAGAAATGGGTTAAGAGCTGTTATAAGCCATAGGAGCGGAGAGACTGAGGACGCCTTCATAGCTGACTTAGCTGTTGCTCTTGGAACAGGATTCATTAAAACAGGAGCCCCTGCAAGAGGCGAACGTGTGGCCAAGTATAATAGGCTGATTGAAATAGAAGAGGAACTTGAACCCATTTCCTTGTTTAATAATAAACGCCCAATCTAA
- a CDS encoding Lrp/AsnC family transcriptional regulator, producing the protein MPDEKDKIIINMLRENSRISYSEIARKLGISEVAVMKRVKKLESNGIIKKYTILVDYKKLGYNMVSVTGLDTEPEHLFSTIEKLKSKNYVEFLAITSGDHSIIVKIIARDNDELTKIHREIESMLGVHHVRPAIVLNIVKE; encoded by the coding sequence ATGCCGGACGAAAAAGATAAAATTATCATTAACATGCTTAGAGAGAATTCTAGAATATCTTACTCAGAGATAGCTAGAAAGCTTGGTATAAGTGAAGTAGCCGTTATGAAACGAGTTAAAAAACTAGAATCGAATGGCATAATCAAGAAATACACGATATTAGTTGATTATAAAAAACTAGGATACAACATGGTTTCTGTAACAGGATTAGACACAGAGCCCGAGCACCTGTTTTCTACGATCGAAAAACTAAAGTCAAAAAACTATGTTGAGTTCCTAGCAATTACCTCGGGAGATCACTCTATAATCGTGAAGATAATAGCTCGCGATAACGACGAGTTAACAAAGATTCACAGAGAAATAGAAAGCATGTTAGGAGTCCATCATGTAAGGCCTGCCATAGTGTTAAATATTGTGAAGGAGTAA
- a CDS encoding peroxiredoxin, translated as MPGNMPLIGEKFPELEVHTTHGPIKLPDDFKGKWFVLFSHPADFTPVCTTEFIAFAKRYEDFKKINTELIGLSVDATFSHLKWVEWIKEKLNVEIPFPIISDSRGTVSEKLGMIHAQSASSTVRAVFIIDDKEIIRAILYYPQELGRNLDEILRMVKTLQITDKYGRAAPANWPNNEIVGDHLIVPPASTVKDAEERLKTYECFDWWLCHEAKATPEEIEEIRKYLKRVATPPLR; from the coding sequence ATGCCCGGAAACATGCCCCTGATTGGAGAAAAGTTCCCAGAACTAGAAGTACACACTACCCACGGACCTATAAAACTACCAGACGATTTTAAAGGCAAGTGGTTCGTGTTATTCAGCCACCCAGCAGACTTTACTCCAGTTTGTACAACAGAGTTCATAGCCTTCGCGAAGAGATATGAAGATTTCAAGAAAATAAACACCGAACTAATAGGACTCAGTGTAGACGCCACATTCAGCCATTTAAAATGGGTTGAATGGATAAAAGAGAAGCTGAATGTAGAAATACCATTCCCAATAATTAGCGACTCTAGAGGAACAGTGTCAGAGAAACTTGGAATGATACACGCACAGTCAGCTTCATCAACTGTAAGAGCAGTCTTCATTATAGACGATAAAGAAATAATTAGAGCAATACTATACTACCCGCAGGAACTTGGAAGAAACCTAGACGAGATACTTAGAATGGTTAAAACACTGCAAATCACAGACAAATATGGCAGAGCAGCCCCCGCAAACTGGCCAAACAACGAGATAGTTGGAGATCACTTAATAGTACCGCCAGCATCCACGGTCAAGGATGCGGAAGAAAGACTGAAGACTTATGAATGCTTCGACTGGTGGCTCTGTCACGAAGCAAAGGCGACGCCGGAAGAAATAGAAGAAATAAGAAAATACCTTAAGAGGGTAGCAACTCCTCCTCTCAGGTAA
- a CDS encoding TatD family hydrolase codes for MPLECINEIIDAHSHIYRYSKGELEELTKTESPYRIIGVGEDLETSRIIIELSDRYKDKLIPCIGLHPWNINGFHELDDILSLAISEQIDCIGEIGLDKKFVEETFTRQTQVFKRFLEYAKENNNVLNIHAAGAWKDVFELLIKNDIGRAMFHWYTGPINLIKDIEYAGYYVSINAAIIVQEKSRIIASSVPENIMLLESDGPYNYRGLRLNSKHILEAAEIVGKLKEMSAEEVIKRSNENARRLFKIP; via the coding sequence ATGCCGTTGGAATGTATCAATGAGATTATAGACGCGCACTCACACATATATCGGTATAGCAAAGGTGAATTAGAAGAACTTACAAAAACGGAGTCCCCGTATAGGATTATAGGAGTAGGGGAAGATCTAGAGACTAGTCGAATAATAATAGAACTATCCGACAGGTACAAGGATAAATTAATCCCGTGCATCGGTCTCCATCCCTGGAATATTAACGGGTTTCATGAACTTGATGATATTCTGTCACTTGCTATTTCAGAGCAAATAGACTGCATTGGAGAGATTGGATTAGATAAGAAGTTTGTAGAAGAAACATTTACCAGGCAAACACAGGTTTTCAAAAGATTCCTCGAATACGCCAAGGAGAATAATAATGTGCTAAACATACACGCGGCTGGTGCTTGGAAGGATGTTTTCGAATTACTAATAAAAAATGATATAGGGAGAGCCATGTTCCACTGGTATACCGGACCAATAAATCTCATTAAGGACATAGAATATGCTGGATATTACGTATCTATAAACGCAGCAATTATCGTACAAGAGAAGAGTAGAATAATCGCTTCAAGCGTCCCGGAGAACATAATGCTTTTGGAAAGCGATGGCCCCTATAATTATAGGGGACTAAGACTTAATTCTAAGCACATACTGGAAGCAGCTGAAATTGTTGGGAAATTAAAAGAAATGAGTGCAGAAGAAGTGATCAAACGATCAAATGAAAACGCGAGGCGTCTTTTTAAAATACCTTAA
- a CDS encoding FAD-binding oxidoreductase — protein MSFDYLIIGGGIAGLSTALHLALKTSQPERIGVLERGYIGYGASTRNASHFRVHFFSKENTVFAIESRRRLLGLSKLTGYNPLVVQGGYLWLFHDEGMEKAYREYNKKLWEPLGIPIRFMDKRELQEKYPFIRSDMLYSAAIGPQDGSFHHDSVVYGYYSKARKLGVKIYDKTAAIRIIEGSGKVKGVEAESSKVFESDKIIVAAGAWSQPLLLTVGVELPTNPVLKEILVTEPYKYMFKELFIYKEFYFTQTLKGEILGSTGLKDELKGLVPLENSIRWLTSFARTMASILNGSEHIRVLRTWSGFYNMTPDSAHILGRDDDWPEGLYVNTGYSGHGFMMAPYAGEIMAEYLVSGKLHEHMKPFLPMRFKTGRLINEGLVIG, from the coding sequence TTGAGTTTTGACTATCTTATTATAGGCGGGGGAATAGCTGGTCTTTCAACAGCACTTCACTTAGCATTAAAAACGAGTCAACCGGAACGCATAGGTGTCCTGGAGCGAGGTTATATAGGATATGGAGCTAGTACGAGGAATGCTTCTCACTTTAGAGTTCACTTTTTCAGCAAGGAAAACACTGTATTCGCTATAGAGTCAAGGAGAAGATTGCTGGGTTTATCTAAGCTAACAGGCTATAATCCTCTGGTGGTTCAAGGTGGCTATTTATGGCTTTTCCATGATGAAGGGATGGAGAAGGCCTACAGAGAATATAATAAAAAATTATGGGAGCCTCTCGGAATTCCGATTAGGTTTATGGATAAACGAGAGTTGCAGGAGAAATACCCGTTTATCCGGTCTGATATGTTGTATAGTGCTGCAATTGGGCCGCAAGACGGGAGTTTTCATCACGATTCAGTAGTATATGGTTACTATTCGAAAGCTAGGAAACTTGGTGTGAAGATATATGATAAAACTGCAGCTATTAGAATCATCGAAGGTTCTGGTAAGGTTAAAGGTGTTGAGGCAGAGAGTTCAAAGGTATTTGAATCTGATAAAATAATTGTAGCTGCTGGAGCTTGGAGCCAGCCTCTGTTACTGACTGTGGGAGTGGAGTTGCCGACTAATCCTGTTCTTAAAGAGATACTTGTAACAGAGCCCTACAAGTATATGTTCAAGGAGCTGTTCATTTACAAAGAATTCTATTTCACTCAAACCTTGAAAGGCGAAATATTAGGCTCCACGGGTTTAAAAGACGAGTTAAAAGGCCTTGTTCCCTTGGAAAATAGTATTAGGTGGCTTACATCTTTTGCAAGAACTATGGCCTCCATTCTCAATGGAAGCGAGCATATACGAGTTCTCAGGACTTGGAGTGGGTTCTATAATATGACTCCTGATAGTGCACATATACTAGGGAGGGATGACGATTGGCCAGAGGGCTTATATGTTAATACTGGTTATAGTGGTCATGGGTTTATGATGGCTCCGTATGCTGGTGAAATAATGGCTGAATACCTGGTTAGCGGTAAACTCCATGAGCACATGAAACCCTTCTTACCAATGAGGTTCAAGACAGGGAGACTTATAAATGAGGGATTGGTTATTGGTTAA
- a CDS encoding DUF2299 domain-containing protein — protein MEDKNEFRERIINLFLEEGFEVKKLPQPPQVNINWGLEIITPPPLRIKLHLISIPGKEDRVIITLPVTISPQHMAEYDKLSSKSKIELYSFMLQKLIYTCPTCQIVLQPGPLELRNIAVSKVVMVEELDSKTVIEVFTLMMNCFNIIISEINRVLPGPLLSQSGKSGEEGSTTHF, from the coding sequence TTGGAAGATAAGAACGAGTTTAGAGAAAGAATAATTAACTTATTTCTAGAGGAAGGATTTGAAGTAAAAAAACTTCCCCAGCCTCCTCAAGTGAATATTAACTGGGGATTGGAAATTATAACGCCTCCTCCTTTGAGAATAAAACTACACTTAATATCTATTCCTGGAAAGGAGGATAGAGTGATTATAACCTTACCTGTCACCATTAGCCCTCAACATATGGCTGAGTATGATAAACTTAGCTCTAAAAGCAAAATAGAACTATATTCATTCATGCTCCAAAAACTGATTTATACCTGTCCAACTTGTCAGATAGTACTTCAGCCTGGACCTTTAGAGCTAAGGAATATTGCTGTCTCCAAAGTAGTTATGGTTGAAGAACTTGATTCGAAGACCGTCATTGAAGTGTTCACATTGATGATGAACTGCTTTAACATTATAATCTCCGAGATAAACAGGGTTCTCCCAGGTCCATTGCTTTCCCAATCGGGTAAAAGCGGAGAAGAGGGATCAACAACTCATTTCTAA
- a CDS encoding ArsR family transcriptional regulator, giving the protein MNGTVRTILMSLQNSPKAPGDVVSETRLPRYLVLASFRCLEELGLIETLYSRGSYKLYVLTEKGQGFLEDEEVPSGINEEEGEAAA; this is encoded by the coding sequence ATGAATGGAACAGTAAGGACTATCCTAATGTCTCTTCAGAACTCGCCTAAAGCACCGGGTGACGTTGTCTCGGAAACTAGGCTACCCAGGTACTTAGTGTTAGCTAGTTTTAGGTGCCTAGAGGAGCTAGGACTTATCGAAACCTTATATAGTAGAGGAAGCTATAAGCTCTATGTACTCACCGAGAAAGGCCAAGGATTTTTGGAGGATGAGGAAGTACCATCTGGTATAAACGAAGAGGAAGGTGAAGCCGCGGCTTAG